A stretch of DNA from Cryptomeria japonica chromosome 4, Sugi_1.0, whole genome shotgun sequence:
ATAAAATTAGATATTATTGTATAGATGTTAaagtttatattaaaaatatatatttagagtCAATGGTATATCAAGGAATATAAAAGAATTTTTATTCCTTTCTTTTTTTCAAGAATGTAGtcttttaaattattttgtattatATGAATTGTAGAAATATCATATTTCTAGTTATGGAGTTCTATAAAATTAGATATTATTGTATAGATTGTAaagtttatattaaaaaatatatttaaatttaatgtatGTGTGTGTGAATAGGTGTATCAACCTATTGGTAAAGTTATCCTTACATTGGTTAATAGAAAGTAGAAGGGACTTTTAGCTAATAGAGTATAAATAGGAGACGTGGTATATGTATTTCATTTTATCTTAATAAGGTGAAAGTAGTTTTATATCTGTTGTTAAGAGTATAGATAGTGAATGTAGTATTAtatatggtgaaatttgtatattcgTATCATTGGATTTTTTTTTAAGAGGGTGTTTTAATGATGGTATAATTTTGTGTAAAGTTAagtatttttcctatgttttttatttatatatctatACACATTGCAATATAGTATCCTTACTTTATTCAAATAGACTTGTATATCGATATATTCACCTTATCGGCACAttaagtacacacacacacacacacacatatatatatatgcacaaatTTCCATGTATGTATGTTGATTTGGTATTTTTAATGTCTTGTGTTGTTTTTGCAAGGTATGGGGTTAACCTTGTAGTTGTAGACTTGACCCCCTCAAATTCAAATTTACTAAATAGTGAATTTAGTATTGTATATTGTaaaatttgtatatttttatcattgtttttctttttttcttttaatgagAGTGTTTTAATGATTACATAATTTTGTGTAAAGTTGGGTTTTTTTCCATATTATTTATTTGCATTATTGTACACATTGCAATGCCCTATCCTTACTTTATTCAAATAGCCTTGTATATTGATGCATTCACCTTGTCAATACATTAAGTACTACTATATATGCACAAATTTCCATGTACATATGTTGGTTTGGTATTTTTCATGTCTTGTGTCGTTGTTGCAAACTATGGGGTTAACCTTATAGTTGTAGACTTAACcccctcaaattcaaattttggctagTTCTTGCCCATTCATTTTTACTAACAAACAACTCAAAAAACATTTGTGCAATTTATTGTTACGTCCTTGTATTTTAGGGCATTCAATGCATTTCATCTTAAACATCCAAGAATCTCCTATCATCTAGTGCCCATGGCATTATACCACATTGATTAATGTAATAAAAGGAATCTATCTATCTGCATGATCATTTTAGGAGAATATGCATGAGTAAAGGGTATTTTAACCATTTACGCATACTTTTATGGGATGACATAGGAGAACATGTCCCCTTGTAACACAACAATATCCCTTCCAAGGTGTTTCTAAATACCGCTAGTCTTTAGGTGTCAAAAATATAGAGAAAGTATAATCAGATCAATGCAAACAGAGTATGTTGCTCAAGAATTCCCAACAATATCTCTAAGTGTTTTAGGTGCTCTTCCTATGTTTTTCTATACACCAAAGTGTCATCAAAGAACAATAAAACAAACTTTCTCAACTATTCTCTTAAAATATGATTCATACAAGACTAAAACGTAGTTGGAGCAttggttaacccaaaaggcataacTGAGAATTCAAAATGACCATAATGGCATTTGAAGGTTGTTTTGTGTGCATCTTCATCTCTTATTTTGATTTGGTGATAAATGAATCTCAAATCATTTTTGGATAAACAAACTGCTCTATGAATCTCATCAATCAACTCATTTTGATCCTATGTAATTGGTAATTGTTTTTAATCATCGTCTTCTTCAATGTGTGATAATCTATACACATTCTCATAGTACCATCTTTATTTGTCATCATTACTACCAAATAGGCAAAGGGATTAGAACTAGGACATGTGTGTCCCAcatccaacaactccttaattgcattttctatttcctctttgAAAGCTCTCAAATGATGATATATGGAGTTGTGATATGTGAAAAATGAGGGTTCGCTAGTCTAATATGAACTAGGAACAAGACCCTGTTTCCACCATATTACATTAAGGGGAAATGAGAGTTAATCTGCTCAGCCTCAAATCTATTAAAAATGACTGAGCATAGATTGGACTTCTTCAttctccttgtttgagttgaaattgaatttgataatgtGAATTAGGGCCAATGAAGGAAAATTGTAAGTAATCAACATGCACAAATAATTTCAAAACAGACATGCATACATCAAGTATAGATCTAGAAATAGGGAGTAGAGAGGAACATAGTTGAAATCTAATCTTGGAAATCTAGGACAAATATGGTAGGCGACCTTGACCCAAAATCTTTGGATACAACCAACAGAAATAATTTTGAAATTAAGATGTTGTTCTAAGTATCTCcctaaaattttgtcaaaaaagcCTTAGACACTGATGCTAGGCAGCCTTGACTCGGTCTTTTTGTCTCTTCAAAATCTAGTTATGTGCATCTTACTCTACTCTTTCCAAATCTATATTTGTTGTTTCCAAAATCTATCACTAACACACATAAAAGGGGAAAAAGGTTTGCCTGGGTCAAACcctaagtttggaattaacccttaaaTAACTAATTGAAAGGAAAGCCCTAAAGTAAAATGTTGGATAATTCACAATATTATACTTCAATCTCGTAGATGTTGATAATGGCGATGATGCAATGTTCTTTGAGTATGACCCATAAATGTTGATTTAATAACATAACATGACAAGACATAAAAGGAATCGTCATGAAAAcattcttgcatgaagattgttgcaaCCTCTTACTCCATAATGCTCGGATATGAAGGAATTATACTCTTGAATGGTATAGGATACGGTGGGATGAAATGATAATGGAAGATGTatcaaaatgaattgaaaagatgctcttatatagggttcctaaTGTATTTCATAAAataggttgacctccaatggtcatattgaAATATTGTGATCGGGGATCAACTGGCAGGAACTGAGGCACCGACATATTTAAAAATGGACTCAATTTGGGGGACAAGGATGCTTAGAGCCCTTGATCACTAGGACAAGGATGCCTAACGCCCTTGACCACTAGGACAAGGACACCTAGCCCATGACCATTAAGACGAGGAACCCTAGTTCCCTTGACCACTAGGACAAGGGTGCCTAGAACCTTTAACCTCCCAAAAAGGGGTGAATCAAGGATGGTTGAAGTGCACTTAGGCTCAAAAAAAGACCCAGATCATATGACGATAGTTTTACATGCAAAGGCCATAAATAGGCTTGGAAAAGAGCCAAGAGGAAACACATTAAGGCAAGGGCACAAAAAGGAGTGTAAAATTATACAGGGCTACaatttacaacaatacaaaagTAATTGTGATAGGCTTAGAAGTTGTCTCAAGCTCTATGATGTGCTCAAACCCTAGATTAGGAGGCAATCCGTGAAATAAATCATCGAACATTGTACCATGCCTATCCAAAGTAGTCTATATCTCAACAAGATAACATCTCTTACCATCGAGTTAGATGTATCTTTCATAAAGCATTGAGTTGCCCACTTTATTGATCACTTACGGAAAGCTCTCTCCATCATCTTAGCTAGAATCTCTCTAGAAACACCATTGGCCATATCATAAAGTGCAACCTTTTTAGTATTAGGATGAAATTTTAGCTCTCCATGGTTTTGTAAATTTGTGATATTTTCTTGAGGGAATGAATCCATTGGACCTCTAACACTAGATTCATTTCTTGTATACCATGTAACAAACAACCATtcattaaataaaaattatcaaagcaacacattttttttttcaatcacaAATAAAAATGTATTCAAATCAAGTAATAAATGCACATACTCAATTGGATATAAACTCATTTCACATTTGAATTCAAGTATAAATCATTGGCATGTGCATATATCTATCTGCCAATAAAGCATACACCTTAAGATCACATAGAGTTTCATTCCTTTCATTATACATATGAATACATATTATTTGTCTTTGACGAAAGTCTTTGGCAATATTCAGCTGCATGAGGGAGAGCATCATTAGAGTGCCTTAACTATAACCACCAATCGACGGTCCCTCATACACTTCCCAACTAGAAGGGGCCCTACCCTTCATGAGGGTCATAGGTAAATGAGGGTCTGCCATCATATCATGATATTCAAGAACTAGTGTAGTGCACTAAATTTGTTGCATATGATCTACCATACAACCCTAGATACcctttggctaagtatgaaaactTTGACTAGATGCAACATATTAGATATAGTGACTTGACAATGCGAGAAATATTTACATTGCTTTGGGCAAAGTTTTGAATATAAAATCAATTTCCTATATGGATGTGTGTGCTATAGTTCACACAACTCTTTCTTAAACTAGTCATTCAAAGACCTCATTTTTTTCACTTGAACATGTTAAAGCaacaaacaattaatacaagagACAATTACGATGGATAGTAAAACAATTCCACTAAATTaagaaaaaatccccaaaaaatttgTAGATTCTCCATATGCTATAATTGGTACATTCTCGTATATCTTCTCAACTCATGAAAATTTGTTTTATTTTGGTTAGTAAAAATAATAATAGGCCACTATTTATATAAGTTTATATAAGTagttatgaatatacatatatatttatgcatATATGTATCAACATTTATACACTTTTTATACAAATATTTGTTTAACAATTCTTtatccaaaatcttgattaccattCCAACTTTTAAACCTAGGGTATAGCATAACACATAATTTCAATCATTTATTAATCTCAACAATAATAAATTGAAGCTTTTTAACAAATCTATTACAACTTTATTGTGTTCACTTATTACTTTGTAGGATAGTTTCCCACAATCTTAAACTCATTTAGCTAGCTAATCCAAAATTCCTTTTTGTTGCAAGTAAAATTTCCAAAATTCCTTTTTGTTGCAAGTAAAATTAAGGTTTATAACTTTTGTTGCATACCACATAAGCATGTTTGTTTATATGTATAGGCATACACATATACTTACATATGCTCACATAATTCATTCCTAATTTAGTGCTAATGATTTAAATTTTAATGAAAGCAAACAAGAATGCAAACTTCTTATTCAAATCAATGCAAAACCTCTAGATAAAACTCAATAAGAGAGTGCAAACAAAGCAATAAcatcaaaaaccaattcaaatgtTAACCATGACTCCATTGTTGAAAAATTTGCTCCAACGACGAGATGGTATGTGGATGCTCTTTTGCTTGAAGATAACCAATTTGACAACATGTACTTAGCTTAAGTGACAATGGATGAAAATAATAGAGGATGTGTCTCAATTTGTAGATTTTGGGAAGGATAAATGAATGTTCAAAGTTTAAAGATGACATCAACTTGAGAGGATTTCCCTAGGATCAAGGAGGGAATGGAGAGATGAAATGGGGGTAGTTAGAATGTGGACAGCTAGGATTAATTTACCAAATTTGGTAAGTGGTTGTTTGCATGAGAAAGATAAGGAACATGTGCATCTAGTGGGCCTATAATCTTAGCTTTAGTGGAGGGAACTTGTCCTTGTGTCCCTTTTGTTCTTGGATTGTGTTGAAGGAATATACACATacttaaatatcttatttaattattttagccataTATGAGATGGAAAATAGGtgaaaataagtatttatttatttattgggtgagatgaaaatgatgattaattaaataataggatTATTTTAATTAAGTGTGAAAGACCTTAGGTGAAAGGTACACGTCCTAGGTGATGAAATTGGTCGATTGGGACTAGGTGTTTTAAGGaatattttaggtgtctacatacacAATGGTACTCAATGCCTTATATGCACTTTGTTGAGTAATCCCAATAGTAATTCCATTTATTGATAAAGAAGAATATAATAAGAACAACAAAATAGAGTACATGAATATTTAGTGATATTTACAACAAAAAAATggtaattaaaatagatataactAAGTGTGAATATTCAATTGCATTGTGATAGAAAGGTACTTAATATGAAATATGTATGATAGAGTTTATGCACCGAGCTACACTGGAGTACTAATATTGAATATGTATATGATAGAATGTATACTCTTAGTTGCATTAGAGTGCTAATAGAACATAAATGATAAAGTATATGATCTTAGTTGCATTTAAGTGCTAATACCAAATATATATGATAGAGTATATGCTTTTAGTTGCATTGGAGtgttaatataaaataaatttgacAGTGGGTTTATACTTGAAAGTATAATAGGTAGAGATATCTGACACATCGCATTGTGGCGCCTAGACAAAAgagcaacaacaattttttttttatctttttcaaattatcatgCTAACTATTTTTACCATATGAATTCAACATACAATACCTCACTATAGTGACTAAATACGTTATTTTTGAACAATAGGGTAAGAAGTTATTTGTTGGGTCGATTATATTAAAAAATCAACATAGTATAATGTTGGTTGGATATAGAGACACCTTAACGAACTTATTAGTGATTGCTTTTGCATTCAACTTGTGCTTACATAACTCATTTTGAACTTCGAACTAATATTTTGAAGCTCAAGTAGATAAATAATATCTTCATTTATTGAATAATGATACTTGAAGTTTGTTCTCTTTCCATAAGAAAATTTCCATGTTACAAATCTAACTTGTAAGACATCTACAAATAATTATTGATCATTTAGTGTGTTCATTACATTCACATCCAATAGTGTGTTCATCATCATATCATTATCTACACTTCCATTACACAAAAGGTTAAAGTATCTTCACTAAACCCATAATAGAGGTTATTCTAGCATATAATTCCTCCATCCTTCCATCTTATTTAATCTAGTATATGAATAATATAACCTAGTCAAACTAAAATTACGATTATTCTTAAAAGTATTTAAAGTTGAGATTTGTGACTATTGGTGAAGTAACCCCAACCACTAAGAGTTAAAACAAGTAAATCAAGTAAATCAACAAAAAGAGCATGAACGCAAGCAAGCAAACTACAAAGAAgtcaatatattattaaataatcgAGGTCAAGTGTCCAATGTAGCTATTTTGATTTAGTGTCTAGAATAATCAACAAGAGTTCTTAGACTACttttaaggaagaggtggtctCATGGAAGAAAAAAAATTTGCTACGAGATTATTTGAAAtttttccttaaaaatagagccCCTAATTTTTAGGCCTTAAAATTTAAACCAGTGAAAATGAGGTGGggttagaaattgccccaccagcttaggAATATATTATGCCATTTGTCAATCATAtgaattttaaaagaaaaactaaATTTATTTATCATCAATTTACTTATGCACAAAAAAATTCATGGCAACACCAGCACTCTTATATTTAAGAGCTTAAATTTTTAAGATGAACTAGAGTACAAAATTTATTAGACCACCAGCTTTAAAATATTCGAAGCCCCCTCCATGGATCACCAGCCTTAATTGCCTTTGGGGAGGAGTAAAATAGTGTTTCTACTTCTTTACCAGCTTAATGATTTGGTCGACCAGCCAAGAAATGTGTACAGCAACATGGATGAAATGTTCATCGGCAATTTGTAGTGCCCGGACTTGGacatgattttttcattgttttggcATACATGAACAATAGTGTTTCAACTTCTTTACCAGCTTAATGATTTGATCGACCAGCCAAGAAATGTGTACAGCAACATGGATGAAATGTTCATCGGCAATTTGTAGTGCCCGGACTTGGacatgattttttcattgttttggcATACATGAACCCTCTAATTATCTGAAAATGGACAATTTGGCCAGGTTTGCAGGCAAAGATTGCATATAATTCTGGGAACTAACTTAGTTTAGATTGGTTTATGCCAGTGATTTCAAGTTCCCTGAGAGCATGTCTAATGCCTCTACCACAATCTTTGAGATAATACAACCACAATAGGctaagcctttatcccacatttgaACTAACAGGCAACAAAAGCGCTGAATGCACAACAGCAAGGCTTCACAACATACACATCCATTTGACCCAATCCTATAAAGATAAACTTCCGCAATCCATAAATTTAAGAAAACGGCTCACATATCAAGTCAATTTCTTCAGCAGCAGTCCGCACTATGCTGATACTCTTCAACTCTAGGCACTTTCCACTTCACCACTCATTTGTGCAGCAGCAACTACCATATATCCGAGTTGAGGCTTTTTTGTCTACAGGTATTCAATCATCTCTAAACAGGTAAAtcacaataattaaaaaaattaacagtAGATCAAAGTCTCTGTCATCAGCAACCAATGGTTAGATGCTGCAATCGACCGTCCTCCAAGAGACGGATAGGAGATCCTAGCAAATTCAATGGCTTAGACAAGTGAATTGTGCCATAGGGAGGATATAATTAACTTGAAATTGTGACAGAAATTAATGCAGCAGAACAAGCAGATCATTCAATAAACAGAAAACAGAGCAACAGAAATAAAAAGCAGATAATTTAAATAGAAAACAGAGCACGAAAATAAAACAGAGCAGCAGAAATCAAATAGataaaacaaaggaaaataaaatagataaatcaAAGGAACTCGATGCTCTCTTATTAATCAAATAATGCTGTATAAAAATAATGCTTATCTATACAGCAGTGAATACACACTTCCCTACAAAACTGCTAAAGATACTGACAACTAACTGCTGAACATTGACAACGAACTGTAGATGGACTGGTAACTAATGAGTTTGAGAACAAATTGAGTACTGCTGCCAGCAAACTGGAAGATGATATACATATGTAGCAGCTGTTATGACTTATTCTAGCATTAATATCTAGAATTCAGAACAGAGCAGTAGGTCAAAAACAAAAACTACACGGAAATGGTATTGAAAGTGCTTTTCGACTTAACTGTGTATAAAAGCGCTTCTCATTCCATTTTCATACCAGCTTCATGTACTGTGAAAAATTCATGTCTACTATGTGGAATTAATTATAAGTACCTGAGGATTGTGAAATGATATACTGAGGATTCGTAACAATAATACTATTGGATTGAAACCAACCATTACTATTATCAGAGGAAATATCTACACCGAATTCTATGCTTATATTGCAGGATTAGAGGAGAATCAAACCACAAGACAAATCCATCCAGCAATCAGTACAAACTAAGGGGATATTGtttacaaaataattacaaaagtATCCACTAACAAGCGGAGTGGGTTTTATAGATTTATAGACACtaataatttcaaacaaaattgcaGTTGATGCAGGTTAGCTGCTGTTAATACTCCTCTGCTCAACACTATACTGTTGCAATTCTCTAATCTTCCTCCAAAGACTACTGATGCCAAAACATTCCTTTCTTTTATCTCTTGTTGACTTCTCCCAGAAGTACCTACTTGCATCAAATTTGAACTCACTAAGCGCGCATTTAGTTCACAGCCAACTAAAACTAATTGTTGCAGCTAGCGTCACAAGGAAGATGGGAACTAATAGATCCCAAGAACATTCTgacaaatttaataaataattctGACAATTCGCTCAAGATTACAATAAATTCCAACGCATTCATCCTTGGAAGTATGGGTATTATATTACGTAACAGTGGGACTTGTTTTCAGAAGGACATACATCCAAGTCCGATTAAATGAACTACAAGCGAACACCTCTTGCGGTGAACAAATTCCTCCAATCTGTCTCCCGTGGTTTTTGTTGCCACTCAAATAGTAACTAAAACTTTACATTGTTATTCGAAACAACTCTTTCAATTTTGTAAAATTATGAGATAAATTTGGCACAGTAGAAAAAGAGGATTAATCATCAAATAAGTAGTTTTGAAAATGGCCCTGACTTAGAAGCCAGGGCCATTGGGAGTTTCACAAAATATGTGAAACTAATTAGAAGTCTGACCATGTGAACAATCAAGTGAAAtatttaaatgggctagaaggttATTCTTGATCAGAGATGCAGCTTTTGAGAATTAAAACTGCCAACATAATTTTTGGCCCAGAAAGATATAACACATAACCATTGCGAAACGAACTGTTTCAACGCATTTTCATCAATGGCTTCAACGATGATTTCTTCTTTGGTTGAGGATTACTACCTCCTCTGCCCCTTCCACTTTGCTCATTCCAAGTTTTAGACTGCAGAACAGATCCAAATGCGCCATGCTCTTGATTTGCTAACATGGAAACATCTCTTGCTCTAGCTTCTTCTGTAATGTAGTCGTGATGAAATCCCATTCCCACCTCTGCTGTTAAAGAACCATCTGTATTTACATTTCCATGATAACTCAAAGTCCTGTCTAGAGCATAGTTTTGCTCTTCGGTTTGGGTGTCGGTTGTTAGCCCATGGGATTCTTGGTCAGGAAGTTGTACAAAATTTGGTGGTGTGCTATCTTCTGGCAGCTGTCTGGGACTTGTTATGGTGGGCTCTGATTGTTGCAAAGGACTTTCCAGAACCAGTATTGGATTTACCGTGGTGGTCTCTGCTTCTTGCAAGGGGTCATCGAGGGCCAATGTTGGATCTGTTTCCTGGGATGGGCTGACATGAATTATGGGCTGTCTAGGAGGACTTCTCCCATGAATCTGCcttctagccctagccctagttcTAGACCTCTGAAGAATCTGCAGGCAAATAAGAGATATAAACACATTAGCACATTAAAAAGTAGTGTATAAAGAAGAATCTTCAGACTAAACCATGGGCTTCTTAATAATTACAAATATAATGCCTTAATAAGATTTTGGAGGAGTCACATTGGCCAGACAAACAAAACATGCAAAAGGAGCTAACTGGATTTAAGTCATCCGATAACAGATCTGATGCTGACCAATTATTATTCTCTGCCTACAAGCAGGGACTAATGTTTTCATCTCATTAAATTTGGTATTAATTTGCCCTAGTGGAAAATTATATTGCATTTCTAATGTTTTAGCTATTCCTTTATTTGTTtccttctatttttctaatttttccaatGTTGGAAACGTTTTTATCTAGAAGGATTTTAATTAACATATTCTTCAAATAAATGTAAAATATCATCCAATCACATAGTATGGGAAAAGCAAAAATCGGTGCGGATTACACGGTTTCTaatgtttttgttttcatttttaaaagtaaaaataaaaagtgGGGCAATGATTCTGATTCCAAAGTGAATTTTTGAATGGGCGAACATTGTATTCTAGTTAGATGACACATTCTCAGATAGGTTACAGGCTTTTTAAGAGATTGTGATGAAGGTATGTTTACAAACACAGTGGCAGACACGTTGTCAAGGGTTTCGTGCGTAATGGatctgtgtggcaatttcaactgACAGTTTTGTAGAGGGCATGCAATGGGACAGCTGCTGTATTTTTCATCTATTACTCGTGGATCTTAGAAACTCACTAGCTATGCCCGTAAGCCTGTTTTGCACTTTACAATGGGGGGTTTTGTCAGCTATACAATAAACCCACGAGAAGATAATCAATTCTCTTTAGTACATTCAATTGCATAACTACCACCTCTATGGATTCTGTTAGGACAAAGAACTTGAGCCTAGTTTTGAATTCGATAAATGAAGATGCTACATTGGTCTTCCACCACATCTGCACAGTTGTTTAAACATCGGTTCTCTTGCATTGCATTACATTTGTGCTATGGAAAACAGGTAACCATACACATGATATTCGAACATAATTATGGTCAACACATCACTTGGAAGCTAGTTAAGTCCAGTCAAATTTCAGCGGTGTATTGTACATCCAGCAAAAGAGGGATAGTGGAATTTTGTTCAGGCAGATATACAGATACAAAGAATCGCCTTGAGGATGTAAATTATACACAATCATTTGTATTCATTGCTAGGTTGGAGATATGCTAGATATCTAGCTTGCAATCTTTTTTGTTCAGATCAATTATTCTGGATGGTTTGTGCAAATTGACATGCCCTCAACCTGCAACTTTATATTATATACATATGTTAACCGTTTTTTATACACaattaaatttaatattgtttTTATATTATAGAACCATTTGATGATTTTCACAT
This window harbors:
- the LOC131061152 gene encoding uncharacterized protein LOC131061152, with protein sequence MPEERQILDARQGSQMDSSHGSNIGSGRSEQQSSTETLRRPRHSERRNPEMLARALLRAREGIQDKENRVPEKSGSRRRRRRRVSTSRSPLPADYPRAPLQDITLYMHILQRSRTRARARRQIHGRSPPRQPIIHVSPSQETDPTLALDDPLQEAETTTVNPILVLESPLQQSEPTITSPRQLPEDSTPPNFVQLPDQESHGLTTDTQTEEQNYALDRTLSYHGNVNTDGSLTAEVGMGFHHDYITEEARARDVSMLANQEHGAFGSVLQSKTWNEQSGRGRGGSNPQPKKKSSLKPLMKMR